The genomic region AGAAACAAAATCTTCAGAGACTCCTTTGAATAGGTAGGTTTTTTCAACAGTACTGCGGAAGAGGTGCTGGGAAATGCTTGATCTTATTGCCTTGGGCAGGTCCTGAAGCACTTCTTCTTGCTGTAACTCTGCTGTCTTGAACTTGAGTTGCATGTGTGACAGCATTTGTTCTCTCAGCCCATCTGGAAGTCTATTTTTGCTTGCGTAACGCAATAACTCATTGATGGTATCTCTCTGTCGAGACATGATCCTAGTTATGGTCTATTTGATATGTTTGGATTAAAATGCAAATGTGAAGTAGCACTCCAACATCATGCAAGGTCTAAAATACATGAGTGAAATTTGACTAGCATTGAGCTACCTGAATCTCTATACTGAAGAAGGTAGAATCATATCAATCCAAAAAACATTAGGATTATATAGACTTTCTTTAGGACCAACAAAGCAAGGAGTTATCAATATATTTCTAGGTTCATCAAGTACTTTATGTGCTGCTAATCTTGTATGCTATTGTTGGCTATGAGATGGAAGATgttctttgaaaatgaatgaagaGAAGAGAGAATCACCATGGCAAAGGTCCTGACTGCAGCATGGACGATGAGATTTGTCATGTTACCAATTATGTACGAAGTGAGGCCAATATTGAAGAGCATATAAATCATGTTAAAAACCTTCTCTCCTGTATTCACTGCATGCAAGTCTCCATAGCCAACTGTGGTGAGAGTGACAATTGACCAGTAAATGGAATAGGTGTAGCCTACCCAGATACTTTTGTGCTTAAAATCTTCAACCTCGCTTCCAATCCATGTCTTAGCTGGTGTTCTGTGGCGTGCAGCCAGCCAGTAATAGAAGCAACCAGCTGAGTGCACCGCAAATACCGTGACCTGCCATTGAGTAGAAATCAAATTTACTTGTAAATGTTTGGTTGGGGATGGAGAGTAGGAAAGTAGGAGTAGAACATGATGCTCACACAGACTAGTTTAAGGAGTCTTGTCCAAAAGTAGCTAAACCGTGGGTCCTTTTCTAACCTATCAAAAATGACTTCAAATTAGATAAGATAGTATTTGTGTTCAATCCCTCGTTGTCTATCTcttgaattttgaaggaatGTAGCAGACAcaggagagaaagagaggaaaatgAGGTTTGCTTAAAAGAATACTGTGTAGTTGTTAAATTAGACATTGGTTTACCTTTTGAAGAGTTCACTAACACGCCAGAGACGCCATAGACGAAGCAAGTTGAGGAAACTGAAGACCTCACCAGCATGCCATTTGCCAGTGACGATTCTGTATATGAATTGGAATGGCAGAGTAGATGCTACATCCATAAAAAACCAGAACCGTGTCACATATCtgtaagaacaaaattttgttCAGATATTAGAACGCATATTTCTGCAATTATTAAACATTCACACTCATAAATCTTTAGGTTAAGACAGAATTAATACTTTAGAACTTTAGAAATCATTTCATGCACGTGAGATTACTTAGTGTAAATCTCCACATTTTGTCTAATGACAGTTCAAGCCAAATCTATGCATTCATTTCTTTGGTGGGCTTATTCAGCAGTTTTCAGCCTTTTAAGTTTGGGTTTCAACTCTCTCGGGGCACATTTGTTTGATGGACCAGGGCAGCTCGCATTTCACCCAAACCTTGGCCTTTTTGGCATTTCACCAAAATCATAGGCCAGCTCATGTAATTTGATGATATGTGTTAAAGTAAAGTATAAAGTATTATctatttgaatttattgaattttataattttgttctATAAAaggaatgttgaaaatgatataaatatttaaatatttagttgTATTTTAATACACAGTTAATGTGAGATTCATaactttcttttgaaattgtgATAAAATGACTCAAATTACTTAATAAATTCATCAAAAAAGTCAAGAAATAATGTTTACTGGgcatcaaaacaatattttcattGAAATAACTTCTCTATTTGCAGCGagataagaataaaataataacatcCATTGATGGAAAGGAAGAGAGTAATCAGCTATGCAAAGGAGATGTAGTGACATACCGCAATGCAATTCTCTTGTGATCATCGACAAGGAGATAGGTTGTTTTATCCAAGTAAGCGACAAAGAAAGTTAGGATGATGTCCGTGGCAAAGAAGACATCCACCACCAAATCAATGATCAAGAGCGCCCCTTTGGCTGCTTTCTTGAAAGCTACCTCGAAAGTAGATGCCCATGCCGAGTACAACACCAGCGCTACCAAAAACGTTTGCCACCATCTGCACCCCTTGCATTACCATATCAAGAAATCATACATTTTTCTTTagaagatttaaaaaaaaggaaacataaTCCTTTAAGATTTTTATCGAATATTGTTCctttaaatgatgaaaatatgctTCAAGTTGACGTGGAAATTAGCAAAATGTCTATTGTGGtgctttcttttgttttttgaaatagaaaataattgaTAAGAACAGTATGTAAAACCAATTATGCACATTATCGTTTTTGGAACTTTGTATATTATCAAAGGAAAACTCAAACATAgataggaaagaaaaaaaaaacataatatataaaaaaaataaatttatttctttttaaattaaataagttttaatttttttattatgttcaattaaattattatatttttattttgaattaaataaatttttataattaacagTATTAATTAAAACGTcactttgttatttttatcatatgaTGTTGATTTTTGACTTATCATAATAAATGATAACATGATATGTTGATATATTAGATTGAATGATGATGTGATATGATTATAcaatttatgatattttttatgttaatatcatgtaaatataaaaataataaaaagtattttaactaatgataattaattaattattaataataaaaattcatataacttaaaataaaaatataaaaattcatttaaatataataaaaaataaaaaaattaacttttttaaattttaaaactttttaaaaatttaccaaaaaaaaagtcttCCTCTCCTTCGTTCTCATCTGCCTCTTGAGCAGTGAGCGGCAAACAAAAGTCAAAAAACCGATCAAGGGCAATGTTGAGAATTCATATCATAACGCAAAGCACGCCAGCATGTGCATACTTCGACCAACCAAAGCCCGACGGGGGGATCCCAGTGAAACTCCCAACCCAAAAAACCCCCAAACTGAAAACTCCTACTCCTAGTCAAACACTCCATTCGAAAACCCTTTAGAatccttatcatcatcttcttcttcttcttttttttttttttttgcagaagtttttctcttctaatgaaatgatttgaTCGCTATAGAGGTTGCGGCATCACTTTTTTACCCATCATTTAATTCACTTCCTACGAAGCTACGTGAAGGATTTGTATTATATACGGGTACTCTTCTTGAATCGAAAACTTAAACTTTAATTGCACCATTTAGGCTTTCAAGGTAATCTAGGAAATGCAAAACTAAAGGTGGAAAGTCAGTAACctgaatattttttaaatgtttttttctttgatttaaaCGATGAAATTAAGCCGGAAGAACGCAAAGAGAAACACAGTATGAATAATATTGAGTCAATAGGAgaaggaaaattaataaagagaCTCACCGATATCTAAAATCATAAGGAGCGATGACATATTTCTTGAGGTGCAGGTATCCATCGTCAACCACAGTTCCGAACGCCGGTAAGAGGCTACTGGAAACGGAGGCCAGATTCTTCATTTCACCGCTTGATCGTCTCCGGAAAAGTAACGGTAACGGTGAGTTCGTTTCTGCCATTGCGTCTGTTTGGAGAGAGAGATCGAAACTAGCTCGCTAGCTAGCTAGCTTGATTGCTTATTGTTTGTTTAATAAAGTCATAGGATCTGGGCTTAAGAGATCTAATTGACGAGGGAGAAAAGTCCTAAGATCATTAGAATATTAAGGAGGAGGTGAAAATGAGCTTTCAACCTGCCTTTTGAGTTTCATATTATAATAATGAAGGGATCTTACATCATCATCGtcatcattattattattattaattatcttaacaATATTCGGCCACATATTGAGGGTGAAGGTCCTAAATTAATCCCCACAAAGAATTATcgttgaaaatatataaacgAATAATCTATTATATATcgtaatttaataataaatttcctctttttctctctctcacgtCTTAGGGTTAGTGCTCGCATGCAATAGGAGGAGTCATGtaacatacatatatatatataccaagtcaaaatcaaatataagcTACATATTCAATTGTGTTTATCAAAAccctttttttcaatttatattatcGGATTGATTATAAATAACTCTCGaatatttcatataaaacaagCTAGAAAAAATGTGTGTATATCTCTTTGTCAAATTACCTTGATTTTCTAATCTCTATTTGGTTTGTTATGAGATAATTATGAGGAAAAAAATACGTAATGTTTGAAAAGATtcatgaattatttaaaaatttttatttattattaaatgtaattaagtttatttatttttattttaaatcaaacagatttttataattaacagttgattaattattattaatcaaaatgttaCATATCATTTTTATACTCTCACTTGATATTGACGTTAAGAGTGAAAAATATAATCTATTATGATACGTTTAGTATATCATGTTAACATCACGtgttataaaattaacaagtgacattttaaaaataaaaaaataataaaaataaaatttttctaataatttaaaattttttaaatattacgaTGTTCATAATTTCGTATAgacaaaatattttcattatgtAAACCAAATCTACTCAATGTTGGATTGGGCCCTGGATGTCTGTATCCggcctttatttttttcagaCGTCATAGGACCCAATGGCGTTTTTGCCAAACAGGCTCAAAGGGTTAGGTCCAGAGAAACACCGCCAAGGGGGGTAACCATCCTGATCCGGTTATCCCCAATTTGCCCGTTGGTTTAGCTCGAGAACTTTCCCGATACGAATCAAACCCACTCCCCCATTTTAACCGTCTTCAAACTTTCACTGCGCCAAAAACCAGAAGTGGAATCCAGTGTACTTCCTTCAATCGTTTTCCCAATGCCCAAATACCAAATTCTGAATCCTGAAAGCCAGTTCCAAATCATGCTGCATCAACATCACCTGATCAAATCACAAATTTTCTTAAGATAAATATCCGAAATTCCAAAACCCAACTTTGTTTCCATTTCTATTTGCTATGGACAAAGAAACCGAGCTCCTCTCGCGGCTAGCGGCGAACCATCTCCACCTAGCTCAATTCGAGCCGTTACGAGCAACGCTTCTTGCTCTACGGACCAAAAACCCCGACCTTGCTCTGGCAATCCTTCAAACGATCGTCGCCAACTCGGCCCGGTTCGAGAACATTGTCTGGTCACCTTCTTGTCCATCCCCATCTCTTCTAACGTATCTTTCCACTCTCGAACTCTTGCAATTCAACGATCCTACTTCGATATGGAGTTTCGATCCCGATACATTGCGGCTACGCGCGGAATTTTTGTTGTTAGTTCAAATTTTGATCGATAAGGTGTTGGCTAGTTTGAGAAGAGATGTTGATTTGGATAAGATcgaaaaagagaaggaatgTGAGCGTGAGGGTTTTGAGGCAGAGAAACCTGAGTTGTTAGATAAAAGTGAGGATTTGAAAGAGGGAAACGATGACCTGGGAGATTGTGTTAGGGTTCTAGATAGGTTTTTGGAGTTGGGAATGAGGAGGTTGAAACCGGATGTAGTCATGGAAAGTGGTGATGAAGATGCTCGGGAGGAGAGTAAGGCGGTTTTGGGGGAGGTTTTGattgaggaagaagaaatggttTGTTTGAGGAAGGTGATTATGGATTATGCGGATGTTTTCGATGCGTTATGTGGGAATATCCAGAGGCAattgaaaggattggaggGAGGTGATTTGGGGATGGCTATAATGGTAAGAAGAGAGGATAACGTGAGAGTGGATTCAGTCGATGAGGAACATAAGAGGGTTCTTGGTTTGATACAAAAGAATGTGCAGTTAGCCCATTTGGATGCTATCAAGAATTGTGTGAAGGATGGGGATATTGAAGGAGCAGTATCACTTATTCGTTTTCTTCATCTTGATTATGGGGTTGAGGAGGTTGAGTATCGGTATGTGCATTTATTGCTAAAATGAGTCCAATGTTGTTGTTTCAGTGCAATCTAGTTTCTCCTTCATGATGCTTAGCTTATGATATCTAGTCATTGCTAGATAAGCAAAAAAATTAGATCCAACTGTGAGGTTGTCCTAGGTATTTGCCCTTGTTCTACTTCTATTGGTTTCAGCAAGTATAGTAAAACAAGTGTAGCCAAGAGCCTTGATTAACATCCCTCTTTTTCTGCTTGGGCTCAACTATTGAGACATGACCACTGTTGCATTCTCCTTAAAAAGCATTTTAGATCTTCTCTGCACTTCAGATAATTTCATCCTTCTTTCTTtggtatttgtttatatttcttttgatttttctaatAGCACACTGCTGCAAGATCTCCTCAAGAGGGTTTTATCAGAAATGGAAAGATTTGGAGGGTCCCGGCATTCCACAGAAGAAAAGCTGTTACGGATTTATGGAGAATCTCTGTCATCAAATTGCAGGCATCTTGTTCAAATGATTCAGGTGAtacctttttttctctttttctaaCACCAATAAGTCTCCACATTTCAATTGCTATTCTATAGTTGAGAGGATTCAATACTGGTGAACTTCTTGTGTATTGCATATAATTCTTTGTTTGAGCCATGTTAACTTGCTTAATATGAGTTCTGTTTTGGAGATGCCATAACCTGGTTACTAGTTTCATATCATCATATTTGGTGGGAATTCTAACTCTCACTATATTGGATAAATTCCTGGGGACACCTAAAAATTGCAAATAAACTTTTGTGgtcatttcatttttgtttcacttgtaatttaattgattggtTTTGGTCTGTTTTCTAAAGCCTCCAAGTGGTTTTGGTTAGTTTTCATATGATTGCTGTTTGGTTCTTGTGACGTTAATGTTGGCTAAAATGCAGTGCAATATTCACATAGAACTAAATGCTGCTGTGGTAATAAGATATAGTACTACTAGTTAAATCCTTTCCATATTGTCACCTTTGTAGATTGTATATTACTGTGCTTTCTTGCAGGTTATTCACGACGGGTTGCTTTTTCAAGAGATTGAGACGTATAGAGCTCTTGATAACAACCAAATTCCACCACCTCTTGAGCATTTTCAAAAGCATTTAGTGGAATTTAAACTTGATGCAGATTTAAATAACGAGcatttgcccttgaatatggCAGCAAGTTCTTGCCTGAGAGACATGTTCCATTATGCTCGTATTTCTGGGTTACATATACTAGAGTGTGTGATGAATACAGCTTTGTCTGCCATAAAAAGGGAGCACATTCAAGAGGCAACAAATGTACGtgtcttattttatttttaagttaatgAGTCAGCCTAAAAACTTTCATTATTATATGAGTTACTCATTTCCTTTGCCAATCGTGAATACCAggctattttttttaatatgctTTGTTTACGATGTTGTAGGTTCTTGTACTATTTCCTCGGCTTCGGCCCCTTGTAGCTGCCATGGGATGGGATTTGCTGTCTGGTAAAACAATGTTGAGGCGGAACTTAATGCAATTGTGTTGGAGAAGTAAATCAAAAGTGTTTCAGCTGGAAGAATCTTCTCTTTATGGAAATTGGCCAGATGAGGTAATTCTTGTTTCCGGGCTTTCATGATCTTATAGTTGAATATTGTATagataagaaatgaaaatttcatgctgtattctttatattttgaacAGGTATCGTGTGTGGAACATCTTTGTGATTCACTATGCTACCACCTTGATATTGCCTCTTTCGTAGCTTGTGTAAATTCTGGTCAACCATGGAGTTCAAAATTCTCATTACTATTGTCTGGAGATGAAAATATAGCATCTGGAAGTGAAAATGCTCAGTTAGACacatttgttgaaaattttgtgtTGGAAAGACTTTCTGTTCAAACTCCCCTTCGGGTAAGGCTCCATAACCACTTTACCTAGTACAACTTTATTCATAATACTAAATACTGAATAgacaaaatatcaaaatttgcaCCCTGTTGACAGTAAAGCTGTGTCTGGTGCAATATAAAGCACCATACTTTTAAATCAAACATGAAAGCACAATAACTAAATAAATGGaccaaaatatatatttgacCACACCCAAAACACTCAGACACACATCATCACTATAAATAACAATGACACGCTACATGTGGTTTTaccatcaaataaaaaaatgtttgcATGTTGTGAGAATCTAAATAGTAATTAGGACTGTATTTACGTCTGTCACATTACCAATAACCTGTATGCAACTATAAATAGTTGTACATTTTGTTCAATGTATCTTTTTCATTTGAGGTTGGTCAAGGTTCCGTCGAACttccttcaaaaaaaaaaaaaaagaaaagattctGTGGAACTTGGCTAGGTCTATGTTGCATGGTTTTACCTCATTCCTTCTACTAATAATGACTTACTACTAATCGAAGACTTAAAAGAGGAGGATAACTAACTGTTTGTCAAAATAGCCATGATGCTATATAGTCAATAGTGAAAGCATGAACAGAATACCTCCTgacttaaaatttattaatggGACTTCTAGTTCCGGTTGATTTCAAATCAATGCCATGAAGGCTTATCAAATCTAGAGTCATTACGGatcaaagaaaatgatgaagtcAATTCCTCATTTAacgtttaaattttatgtgtCTTAGTGTAAATAATTTCCATGTGGAGTTTACCTCTATTTGACAAGTCAATTCTTTGGTATTTGAAGAGTTAATTGACGTTCAGTGAACAGCCTGCTTATCTTCTTGTCTGTGTGTTTCTAGCATGTAAAGGATTTTGGTTATAGTAACTTGTATGTGAAATTTTACTTGTTGTAAGTTGTAAACAAtgtttttctccttttaaTGTGGTATTAAGTTGCAACTAGATTTCTTTGCTGTAGGTACTGTTTGATGTTGTTCCAGGCATAAAATTTCAGGATGCTATTGAATTGATTAGCATGCAGCCAATTGCTTCTACTCTTGAGGCCCAGAAAAGGTATTTATACTGAGTGATTTCACTCGATATTATTGTCATACTAGGGATATATGCTATTCCCAAAgcttgatttgattttgaaaggCTTGTTGGGTGGTAGAAGTTTCAACTATGATGGTAGGCATTGCAGAGAATCAAATTTTGTTGCTTACTTGTACTGTGGTGGTGAATGTGGTTGGTTCAGGCTGTTGGATTTTACTTGTAGGTTTTGTATTTATTTGCTCTGGCCTTTAGATCAGAATAATGTTACTTCCTGTGATATTATTAGCTGAATATGCATTATTGATTGTGTTTTACATAGGCAGTTGGTATTATTTAATCTGCCCCTGTAAAAAAGATATATAGAATTAAGAATGAATGTTATTGAAACTAAAATGTTATGCTAACAGATTATAATGTTTCATTGGCACACAAATGATTCTTTGTTTTACATCAGCAcaaatgcaatttgttttggTCTTTGTTGGTGGAGCACAATGCAGCCAATTGTATGGGGGTAGTCTTGGTGCCAGACAGATGGTATATGATGCGGTTGTAAAGCATTTTTCtgatttcatgttttttcatgttttactTAACATTTTTGTCCAATAAATTCAAGAGATGTCTACATCACTGAATTTGTGAAAGGGTGATACCttttatctaaaaaatattacatggAATTCAACTATCTGGCTAAAGATACTGCTCTTACAGCTTGCATTTTTATCAAGTTAGTATAAGAATAGGACGTTGAAACTATTTGAATGTGCCCTTAAACTGTCAACATATAAATTTACAACTGGGCCTAGGTTGCCATAGCTTATGCTTGCTGTGCTTTCATATATAACATATCTCATTATTGCTGGCGGCTACTTATTCCACTTTGCGcacattttgtttttcctggTGTCACTTATGAAAAAGACCATTTTTTTCTCTACTAtgatgtttttttatttacatttccTTAATGCGGTAGGATGCAAGATATTGAACTTATGCACATGCGTTATGCTTTGGAATCAACTGTTCTTGCACTAGGAGCAATGGGAAGGAGCATGAATGGTGAAAAAGAGACTCATCAAGTGGCACTCTGTCATTTGCAAGACCTAAAGAACCACTTGGCAGGCATAAAAAATATTCCACGCAAGGTATTCTGTTACGGTCTGCagtttttgaagaatttttgttttcttgctggTGTTAATGTGGTGCTTTTCTTCATTGATGGAAAATTGCAAgttttcttcaaaaacttATATTGGATTGTAGATTATCTATAGAAATGTTTTCAGATGATTATACATATATTAGACTCCTTTGCTAGTAACTCAATTATCATTATTTGCATTTAGCAAAATTTTAGGTTATACTTTTAGTTCTTCATATGGTTGATCATTTTTTGTTGTATTTGAATTCTTTAGTTTCCATTAGTGTTGTTAGACTTCCCATTATTTATTTTCgaaatttaaataatgttGATTTTATTCACATGCAGATACTGATGGTGAAtgttataatttcacttttgcATATGGATGATATCTCTCTCAATTTGACACATTGTGCCTCACCTGAGAGCCTTTTTGAACTACCTGCTGAATGTGCTTGGGAACATATTGATTTAACTACTTATGAAGGGGGAAACAAAATGGTTATATCTTTCACAGGGTTGTTACTTGATATAGTACGTCATAATCTTCCATCAAGCATGACTGAGGAGGTATCCAATGATGGTTTAAGCATGTCTGCAAGGCAGGCCTTGGAATGGAGAATCTCAATGGGTCAAAGTTTCGTTGAAGATTTGGAATGGCGATTATCAATTTTGCAGCGCCTTCTCCCATTATCTGAACGGCCATGGAGTTGGAAGGAGGCATTGACTATATTACGAGCAGCCCCATCCAAGCTACTTAACCTGTAAGCTTGATGATAACACTTTTGAAACAATTTGTTAATTCAACTAATTAAAAAGTGGTGTTGGAAGTGTGTTTCTCATTAAAATAGCAGGGTTCATGTGATATCAACCTGTTAATCAAGTTTGTTAATTCTATATGGAAAAATATCTGTTTGAATTGGTAATCACCATCGATTGCTGCGGAAATAactttttaagttaaaaatggTATCTCAGCATGATTTAGCAAGCTGCTAGCGTACAGCTTAATTGAGTTGGTTATATTTGGTGAGCCAAATCTTTGTTTTTAGAGGTTAAATTTCCTTTATGATCTTCATAATGCATTGAAACATTCTTAGAACATCTTCTTGGAGCATGTAAAGTAAAAACTATCTAGGAGAAAACTATGGCATGATATAAATTGGAGTAGGAGTTGTAGTAGGAAAGTGGAAGTAATCCAATAAAGCATACTTCTCATATTTATGATTAATCATGCTTTTGGCTGTGAAAATATTGATTTTCCCTTATAGATTATCAATAAAACTTAGAATGTGTATTGAGgttctcttatatttttctttgtcaGTTGCATGCAAAGAGCGAAATATGACATTGGAGAAGAGGCAGTTCATCGATTTTCATTATCTGCAGAAGATAGAGCCACCCTTGAATTAGCTGAGTGGGTAGATAGTGCATTTAGAGAACTGCATGTAAGTGTAAGATCAGTTACCAAATAACTTCTTCAGATATGCTTTCACATTGTTTTTTTCCACAATACTCTTTATGGCTTAGGGATTTTTTTAATGGTACTTGAAAACTATCTTCTTTAACACACTTGTGGAGGGTAATTTTATTGGGAATTAGTTTGAGTCAGGTTTCATTTCACAATTTTCTATGTATATCAGGCTGTGGGTTTTTTTAGTTCTAAGTAGGTTCAAGCAATGTCAGAGCAAAATGCTGGATATTCCCTTGTTAGGATGATTGAGAGATGAACTTTTTGTAATCAAATAAGGGTTTGGCATGCTAAGTCTGGTTTGAGAATAGGTGATGAGAACAACTGGGTCTGTCTCAGTGATTTGTGCATCCCTTTAGGGGTATCTTCCAGCAGGGCCTAGGTTCTAGCCCCACCTCCAGGAAAGTTCCAAGGGGCTTTGTGCCCAATTAATCTAGCAAAAAACAAGTATTGGTCATTAGAAAGTAAGTTATActcttttaagcttttttatttgaaatagttgGTTATTTGTTTTCATAAAGATTGCATCGGGAATGTTCCAAGGTTTTGGGATTAAAATATGACTTGGGAAGGCAGAATATGTTGTGAAATCCTATTAAACTTTCTTGGTTATAGGCCATCTAATTAGAGGTtgcatgtgtgtgtgtgtttccTGGCAACATGGTTATTTCCCTCTCTGGTTGACCCATGATATGAATATGAGATCTTACTTGTTCCTAGTGTATATATTGTGCTTTGCTTTGTAGATATTACTGCTTATTGGCTTATTACTCCAACAGGATTTGAtgacaattttgaaatgatcAATTTAGCCATCTTGACGTTTGCAGCCACctatattttgagt from Theobroma cacao cultivar B97-61/B2 chromosome 9, Criollo_cocoa_genome_V2, whole genome shotgun sequence harbors:
- the LOC18587908 gene encoding potassium channel KAT3 isoform X1, producing the protein MAETNSPLPLLFRRRSSGEMKNLASVSSSLLPAFGTVVDDGYLHLKKYVIAPYDFRYRWWQTFLVALVLYSAWASTFEVAFKKAAKGALLIIDLVVDVFFATDIILTFFVAYLDKTTYLLVDDHKRIALRYVTRFWFFMDVASTLPFQFIYRIVTGKWHAGEVFSFLNLLRLWRLWRVSELFKRLEKDPRFSYFWTRLLKLVCVTVFAVHSAGCFYYWLAARHRTPAKTWIGSEVEDFKHKSIWVGYTYSIYWSIVTLTTVGYGDLHAVNTGEKVFNMIYMLFNIGLTSYIIGNMTNLIVHAAVRTFAMRDTINELLRYASKNRLPDGLREQMLSHMQLKFKTAELQQEEVLQDLPKAIRSSISQHLFRSTVEKTYLFKGVSEDFVSQLVSEMKAEYFPPKVEIILPNEIPTDFYILVSGAVDMLTYKNGMEQFLSKLGSADMAGEIAVIFNIPQPFMVRTKRLSQVIRISHHHFKQMVQPQSEDGKIIIANFMEHLKGLKEDMLQEIPFLTELLAEQSIEPIAQNEKQQSREALDSTNANPEGTPNASSPSLSASTIRVIIYGHHPTEGTMSSDRLGKLIYLPDSIEDLFRLAEKKFGKRGSTILMADGSEVEELNALRENDHLFIV
- the LOC18587908 gene encoding potassium channel KAT3 isoform X2; this encodes MAETNSPLPLLFRRRSSGEMKNLASVSSSLLPAFGTVVDDGYLHLKKYVIAPYDFRYRWWQTFLVALVLYSAWASTFEVAFKKAAKGALLIIDLVVDVFFATDIILTFFVAYLDKTTYLLVDDHKRIALRYVTRFWFFMDVASTLPFQFIYRIVTGKWHAGEVFSFLNLLRLWRLWRVSELFKRLEKDPRFSYFWTRLLKLVTVFAVHSAGCFYYWLAARHRTPAKTWIGSEVEDFKHKSIWVGYTYSIYWSIVTLTTVGYGDLHAVNTGEKVFNMIYMLFNIGLTSYIIGNMTNLIVHAAVRTFAMRDTINELLRYASKNRLPDGLREQMLSHMQLKFKTAELQQEEVLQDLPKAIRSSISQHLFRSTVEKTYLFKGVSEDFVSQLVSEMKAEYFPPKVEIILPNEIPTDFYILVSGAVDMLTYKNGMEQFLSKLGSADMAGEIAVIFNIPQPFMVRTKRLSQVIRISHHHFKQMVQPQSEDGKIIIANFMEHLKGLKEDMLQEIPFLTELLAEQSIEPIAQNEKQQSREALDSTNANPEGTPNASSPSLSASTIRVIIYGHHPTEGTMSSDRLGKLIYLPDSIEDLFRLAEKKFGKRGSTILMADGSEVEELNALRENDHLFIV